In Pseudomonadota bacterium, the DNA window TCGGCCTTCATGCCGACCCCGAGATTGTGGAAGAGGCTGTCGCTGAAGGTGGGCGGCACGTGGCACGTGACGCAGCGCCCCTTTCCGAAGAAGACGTCCTTGCCGCGCTGGGCTTCTGGTGTCATGGCCGACTTGTCGCCCGCGACGTACCGGTCGTAGGCCGAGTTGCCGCTCAGCACGGTGCGCTCGAACGACGCGATGGCCTGCGCCACCCGCTCCTTGCTCGGGGGGGCGTGGAAGGCCTTCTCGAAGAGCGGCTTGTAGCCGTCGAGGCTGGCGAGGGTCGCCACCATCTTCTCGTGGGTGTTGCCCATCTCGCCCGGAGCGGCGATGGGGCCGAGCGACTGCTCTTCGAGATCCTTGGCGCGGCCATCCCAGAACTGCAGCTTCATGTACGTGCTGTTGATGACGGTGGGGGCGTTGCGCCCGGTCTTCTGGCCACGGATTCCCGTGGAGACCGCGGCCTGGTCGGTCCACCCCTTCTTCGGATCGTGGCAGGTGGCGCACGAGATGGTGTTGTCACCCGAGAGTCGCTTGTCGAAGTAGAGGGCGCGGCCCAGGGCGACCTTTTCCGGGGTGAGCGGGTTGTCGGCGGGGACGTTCAGATCAGGGTTGAGGCCCCGCGGCACCTGCACGAAGGCCGCGTCCTTGGCGGGCTGGCTCGGCCCTGCCGCCGCGGAAGGCGCAGACGATGGGGC includes these proteins:
- a CDS encoding cytochrome-c peroxidase; protein product: MQVPRGLNPDLNVPADNPLTPEKVALGRALYFDKRLSGDNTISCATCHDPKKGWTDQAAVSTGIRGQKTGRNAPTVINSTYMKLQFWDGRAKDLEEQSLGPIAAPGEMGNTHEKMVATLASLDGYKPLFEKAFHAPPSKERVAQAIASFERTVLSGNSAYDRYVAGDKSAMTPEAQRGKDVFFGKGRCVTCHVPPTFSDSLFHNLGVGMKAEKPDVGRYAVTKKESDTGAFKTPGLRDITKTFPYMHDGSQKTLEEVIDFYNKGGEANPHLDPLVTKLDLTTQDKSDLVAFMKALDGDPTPVVEAPPAP